A region of the Vigna unguiculata cultivar IT97K-499-35 chromosome 9, ASM411807v1, whole genome shotgun sequence genome:
tgataatgtaaaaatataatttattgtgtgacagattttttattttattttattttattatataatattttggaaATTCAGCAAGTGTGTGGTTAACTGTATTTTTCTGTAGTTCTGGACAAGAAAATGCGAATTTTAAAATCAGTACCTAAAAGTAGATTAattcaaattatgaaattaaaattgatctTTAATAAAACTGGTATAAATCAACGTTAGGATATTCTATTATCATAGTTAAAATGATGAATAAGAAATACATGATTAACATGATGTATGttctttaaatttaagttttataataaatataaacgaGATACTTGACCGATAAATCTATTAAAGTTTTGATTTAAAAGTGATATTAATCTTTTAAGTAGATTGAACCGACATTTTATCGATAATGTGTCTATCTAtcatatgataaaaaaagaagtattACTAATATAAGAATTCAAGATTTGTGATCTTCCACACTATACCcatcattttcaatttaaaatcaaatattttttattataaaaatatacaatggtgatatgttattttttttttatattggtaccggttatataaaatattataattaaataatttttcaatgaaaagaaaaaaagtaaaaaaattaaagtttatatgaaaacttatatactttttatttgattttttaagtttattttaagttttcaaaaatatgaatgGAACCTTCAAGTGTTATTAGTTTAGATGATTGAAGATATATTAGTATTTAGTATGTTGACGTTGTTTATGGGAGAACCTATATATGTATTAAGATGTATTGAATGAAATATCATGCATGTGATGTGGTTTTGTTGATAAATGGATGACCTTGTTTGTCTTTAATACGATTCTTGAAATACAAAACTTACTCATGTTGAGTAGGATTGTGTAGTTTggttcaaaatcagtgcaattcgattaaaaaagaatacaattcggttaaaaaataatgtagttagttcaaaattagtgcaattaggttaaaaaataatacaatttgattaaaaaataatgtagttcggttcaaaaatcagtgcaattcacTTAAAAAATGGCGCAGTTCGAAAAACAGATCAATGTACAATTCAGTTAAGTTCATATTATAATACAGTACagtttgttagaaaaaaaaaacagtttgaTTCAATTGTTTGAACTATTTTTCAGTTAAATTCAAATgaactaatttttaattcagtgcagtttttaatAGTTAAGTTAAGTTTAGTTTATTTTACCTGATCCTACTGACAACATAAACAAAATCTGCattaacttaaaattattaGTCGTGTTCcatccattaaaaaaaaaatctatggaTGAAAAAGATCAAGCCGTATTATTTACTTCCAATCCAAAAACCAACGATGTAGCCTTAACAAATCTAACCAAACTCCAAGagaaaatcaaaaacaaaataacttgATCTAGCAATAGCCAAAAACCCTTGATATCATTCACCAAGAGATACCAATACACAAGAGATAAttgtcaatatatatatatatatatatatatatatatatatattgatctataattaaaaataatggtgatataacattatatatatggtggaaaaaaatctaatatttaattatgcaTCCTTTTCAAAACCGAAGATTGCGGGTAGTGTGGCAGTACAAATTCTTTCTCTCAACCGCGTCTGGAAACATAAAACTATTTGCACTACAAAGTTTCGAAGAACTGCAAATTTCATAATTGAAATGTCAACACGCAACTcatcaataaaataaagtcaaatGATTGCTGAGACCAACGTATTAATTGGAATATTAGCAgagtattaaaataatgaaataaataagtaaagagataaatatgttttcagtttttaaattatttttaaaaattatgttctgTTTTATagagtaaatatatatttatttcatttatgtataaatattatattgtattttattgtaaaatttatcatgaaaatattatatttattatataaatatgtagTTATTTCATCtagttcataaaatttatataaatattttagatgaattttacaaaaaaagatGAACAGAAATAcattatacaattttttcaatataacaATCTATGAATCcaatacatatttaattcatataataaataaatagataaaatatatataatttctacaGCCAACTGCTATTAACTGAAAATATTAGTCAACAGCAGCTACCATGAGTGGTTCCAAGCCTTAAGTGGCACTGAACCATTTAAACATTTAGTCATGAAATGCATGCTCATTAAgttacactttttcttttttttcactcaTCATATTCTATGGTTCACTCATTGAGTTCATCCTTTTGCCACTCCAAAACCCTTAGTATGACTGGTTCAAAGCAACGACTTTTGACTTGCATTAAAGATCCCAACAAGGATTTGGGCTATAAATAAATACTTGCCTTCCATGCAAATGAACATGTAAGCCAACTTGCCAACTTAATCATGATGATCTACGTTCcacttctcttcttctcttgtttcctatttcatcattttcatgCCATCCTATGTGACAGTAACACAGACAGAGAAGCCCTTCTTTCTTTCAAATCTCAAGTCACAGACCCTAAAAATGCTCTCTCTGCCTGGTCCACAAACTCTAATCACTGCAACTGGTACGGTGTCAGATGCTCCAAAGTTGGAAACAGGGTCCAATCTCTGAATCTACCAGGACTTTCCCTCTCTGGCAAACTGCCCCCTCACCTTTCCAACCTCACTTACCTACATTCACTTGACCTTTCCAACAACAATTTTCATGGCCAAATTCCCACACACTTTGCCCATCTCTCACTTCTCAATGTCATTCAATTATCTTCCAACAATCTCAGTGGTACAATTCCATCACAACTGGGTTATCTCCACCGTCtacaaattttagatttttctgTCAATAATCTCACAGGTCAGATTCCTCCATCATTTGCCAATCTCTCTTCTCTTAAGAATCTTTCATTGGCAAGGAACCGTTTGGAGGGGGACATTCCAACTGAACTTGGTAATCTCCGCAATCTTTCCTTTCTTCAAATCTCAGAGAACAATTTCTCTGCCAACTTTCCCACTTCTATCTTCAACATCTCTTCCTTAGTCTTTTTATCCGTCACAAAGAACAATCTTACGGGTGAGTTACCACAAAATTTTGGCctttttcttccaaatttaAAGTATCTACACCTGGCAACTAATATGTTTGAAGGGGTAATTCCGAATTCCATATCCAATGCCTCACAACTTCAAGAGATTGACCTTGCCAACAATAAATTTACTGGACCCATACCTCTATTCTACAACTTAAAAAACCTTACCCGCCTCGTTCTTGGTCATAATTATCTCTCTTCCACAACCTTGTTAAATGTTCAGTTCTTTGATAGCCTTAGAAACTCCACCAAGTTGCAGGAACTCCGGATCCATGAAAACCATTTGGCTGGGGAGCTCCCAAGCTCTGTTGCTAATCTTTCCCGGAATCTCGAACATTTCTGTGTTGCTAATAATTTTCTTACTGGTACCATTCCTCAAGGAATGAAGAAATTCAAAAATCTCATATCCTTGTCCTTTGAAATCAATTCTTTCACTGGAGAGTTACCATCAGAAATAGGAGCACTCAATAATCTACAGCAACTTCTTATATACAGCAACAGATTGTCTGGGGACATTCCAGACATTTTTGGCAATCTCACAAATCTCTTTATCCTTGCAATGGGAAATAACCAATTCTCGGGTACAATTCACCAAAGTATTGGACAATGCAAGAGATTAACTTTTCTTGACTTGCGACTGAATAGACTTGGTGGGACCGTACCAAACGAGATTTTTCAGCTTTCTAGCTTAAGAATGTTGAATTTAGCAGGAAACTCTCTGCAGGGTCCGTTACCTCCTATGGTGGGAACCATGAAACAGCTTGAGACCATGCATATTTCTGACAACCAGTTGTCAGGGAACATTCCTGAGCAAATAGAGAACTGTTTGAGCTTGAAGTGGGTAACGATGGCAAGAAACAGATTCAATGGTTCGATCCCAACAAAAATTGGGAATTTAGCATCCCTTGAGACTTTGGATTTATCATTAAACAGTCTCACTGGTCCTATTCCTCAAAGTTTAGAAAAGCTCGAGTATATGcagaaattaaatttgtctTTCAACCATTTGGAAGGGGAGGTTCCTACGAAAGGTCTTTTTACGAACCTTACCAAGTTTGATCTTCGAGGTAACAACCAACTCTGTAGCCTTAGCAAGGAAATTGTACAAAATTTGGGAGTACTCCCGTGTGTTGTTGgcaagaagaaaagaaaattcttaCTCCCTACCATGCTTGCAGTAGTTGGTGCTACTGCTTTGTTCATTTCAGTGCTCTTTCTGTTTTggacaatgaagaagaaaagaaaggagaGGAAAACCCTTGTGTCATCTGACCCTTTCATGGGGTTGTCTAAAAATATAACTTACGGTGATATTCGGATAGCTACAAACAATTTTGCAGCTGAAAACTTAATTGGAAAAGGAGGTTTTGGCTCTGTGTACAAGGGTGTTTTCAGCTTCAGCACTGGTGAAACCGTGACCCTTGCTGTCAAAGTCCTGGACCTGCAACAAAGCAAAGCGTCTAAGAGTTTCAACGCGGAATGTGAAGCTTTGAAAAATGTTAGGCATCGGAACCTGGTGAAGGTCATCACCTCTTGCTCCAGCCTTGATTATAAAGGCGAGGAATTTAAGGCCATTGTCATGCAATTCATGCCCAATGGAAACTTGGACTTCAAAATACACCCAGGAGACGAAGAGTCAGGCTCCCTTCTAACCTTGATGCAAAGATTGAACATTGCAATCGATGTTGCTTCTGCTCTGGAGTACTTGCACCATGACTGCGATCCACCAATAGCACATTGTGATCTGAAACCTGCCAATGTCCTTCTAGATGAAAATATGACTGCACATGTTGTAGATTTTGGATTGGCAAGGTTTTTGTGTCAAAACACATCAGAGAAGCAGAGTAGCACTCTAGGACTGAAAGGATCAATTGGCTACATAGCCCCAGGTACACATTAACACTTTGCTTTCTATTAACAATAATccagtttcttttttcttttgatatttgtGCATAACTGACATACACGCACCTATATCTGGCTCTAATAACACTAGTGTGATATGTTTCAGAATATGGTTTTGGAAGCAAGGCTTCAACTGAGGGCGATGTTTACAGTTTTGGGATCCTACTGCTAGAGATGTTCACAGCCAAAAGACCAAGCGATAAAATGTTCAAAGAAGGGTTAAGCCTCAACAAATTTGTCTCAAGCATGGATGAGAATGAAGTAGTGAAGGTTGCAGATCGAAGGCTCATTGAGGATTATGAATGTTCAACACAAAGCTCAAACAGTGATGATGGTAGCAGTGGCTTTGACAGCAACACACATTGGATG
Encoded here:
- the LOC114196233 gene encoding probable LRR receptor-like serine/threonine-protein kinase At3g47570 — translated: MMIYVPLLFFSCFLFHHFHAILCDSNTDREALLSFKSQVTDPKNALSAWSTNSNHCNWYGVRCSKVGNRVQSLNLPGLSLSGKLPPHLSNLTYLHSLDLSNNNFHGQIPTHFAHLSLLNVIQLSSNNLSGTIPSQLGYLHRLQILDFSVNNLTGQIPPSFANLSSLKNLSLARNRLEGDIPTELGNLRNLSFLQISENNFSANFPTSIFNISSLVFLSVTKNNLTGELPQNFGLFLPNLKYLHLATNMFEGVIPNSISNASQLQEIDLANNKFTGPIPLFYNLKNLTRLVLGHNYLSSTTLLNVQFFDSLRNSTKLQELRIHENHLAGELPSSVANLSRNLEHFCVANNFLTGTIPQGMKKFKNLISLSFEINSFTGELPSEIGALNNLQQLLIYSNRLSGDIPDIFGNLTNLFILAMGNNQFSGTIHQSIGQCKRLTFLDLRLNRLGGTVPNEIFQLSSLRMLNLAGNSLQGPLPPMVGTMKQLETMHISDNQLSGNIPEQIENCLSLKWVTMARNRFNGSIPTKIGNLASLETLDLSLNSLTGPIPQSLEKLEYMQKLNLSFNHLEGEVPTKGLFTNLTKFDLRGNNQLCSLSKEIVQNLGVLPCVVGKKKRKFLLPTMLAVVGATALFISVLFLFWTMKKKRKERKTLVSSDPFMGLSKNITYGDIRIATNNFAAENLIGKGGFGSVYKGVFSFSTGETVTLAVKVLDLQQSKASKSFNAECEALKNVRHRNLVKVITSCSSLDYKGEEFKAIVMQFMPNGNLDFKIHPGDEESGSLLTLMQRLNIAIDVASALEYLHHDCDPPIAHCDLKPANVLLDENMTAHVVDFGLARFLCQNTSEKQSSTLGLKGSIGYIAPEYGFGSKASTEGDVYSFGILLLEMFTAKRPSDKMFKEGLSLNKFVSSMDENEVVKVADRRLIEDYECSTQSSNSDDGSSGFDSNTHWMHKAEDCIADVLRVGLSCAADQPKERWNMREALSKLHAINHSMLPF